A single region of the Neisseriaceae bacterium genome encodes:
- a CDS encoding methylated-DNA--[protein]-cysteine S-methyltransferase, with product MYKISKNFYEDLITISNGINLHRSFSPINTIEIKIISTPIGDYVSGIFNGKVCLLDLIQNGRTERILDKISTYYQANLCFKSSSPVLDELKNQLDSYFSKKRTQFTIPTVFCGTKFQISVWNSLKTIPYGETISYKEQAILLEKPNAVRSIANANSRNLISILIPCHRVIGSDGSLTGYAGGLSIKKALLELERGTLWMIKKCFIVD from the coding sequence ATGTACAAAATAAGTAAAAATTTTTATGAAGATTTGATTACTATCAGCAATGGAATTAATTTACATCGTTCCTTTTCACCCATAAATACTATTGAGATAAAAATTATTTCCACTCCAATTGGCGATTATGTGTCCGGTATATTTAATGGAAAAGTTTGTTTATTGGATTTAATTCAAAATGGTAGAACTGAGCGTATCTTAGATAAAATCTCTACCTATTACCAAGCTAATCTATGTTTTAAGAGTAGTAGCCCAGTCTTAGATGAATTAAAAAATCAGTTAGACTCTTATTTTTCTAAAAAGCGAACTCAGTTTACAATTCCTACAGTCTTTTGTGGAACAAAATTTCAGATAAGTGTTTGGAACTCTTTAAAAACCATTCCTTATGGTGAGACTATTTCTTACAAGGAGCAAGCTATCCTCTTAGAGAAACCTAATGCAGTGAGAAGTATTGCTAATGCTAATAGTAGAAATCTGATTAGCATTTTGATTCCTTGTCATCGTGTGATAGGTAGTGATGGCTCTCTTACTGGTTATGCTGGAGGCTTGTCAATAAAGAAAGCTTTGCTTGAGTTGGAAAGAGGAACACTGTGGATGATAAAAAAATGCTTTATAGTAGACTAA
- the hrpA gene encoding ATP-dependent RNA helicase HrpA: MDLNQVLSKDIFFLQQAQKDPNKFGGLKNIQQKYQKSHQAYLNRLQKKPTVHFDENLPIIEKHDEIKKAIQNNQVVIICGETGSGKTTQIPKICLELDRGIAGMIGHTQPRRIAARAIATKIAEEFKSEVSKEVGYKVRFQDKTSEDTYIKLITDGMLLSEIQSSRYLQAYDTIIIDEAHERSLNIDFLLGYLKKIIKKRKDLKIIITSATINADMFSKHFDQAPIIHVSGRTYPIEVRYRPLQSEDENEANISLPEAILQAINELWAIEKGDILVFLPGEREIRESADFLRKSHLNKMEILPLFSRLSNNDQQKIFHPKQSDRRIILSTNIAETSLTVPGIKYVIDSGQARVKRYAPRAKVEQLNIEKISQAAAKQRMGRCGRTSKGICIRLYSEEDYLNRNEFTDPEILRSNLAHVILMISYLRLGNINSFPLIDLPDSRLINNGIQLLNQLGAMNQKEELTSLGREMAKIPLDPQFSRILLAAKQHDCVYEILIIVSALSIQDPRERPFEAKEAAKQAHEKFSHPNSDFLSFIYLWNFFQTYQQQYSNRQLLQLCKENFLSYLRMKEWKDLFKQLKQIIQEMGFRIKENREIAIDGISKKQKVPLNFISYEQIHCALLSGLLTNIGMKSIDSNDYINVRGNHFYIFPTSYLYKKKPKWIMASELIETSKLYARNVAMIEPEWVEKEANHLIKYHYFEPRWSNKRGEVVANQKVSLYGLTIIPSRIVSFSKIDSNLAREIFIKDGLTSSNLDLKDSFYINNQTVLNEVEELENKERKQNLLLEDVLFDFYNQRLPKNIVDLTSLKNWLNKDKDSHNSVLSFELSDLIIHTKQLDTEEQFPKYLIIDNTRLSLIYRFELNHPMDGVTLQLPLAFLNKINAKHLEWLVPGMIREKLQLLIKALPKNLRKICVPIPEFITNFLMTNPDDSQAIIPQLAKAIGKKAGNINLFTQTILENWQKYQLPDYCYMNIQVIDENNKELAMGRDLLTLQKRLGIQAQNAFRDYNNNQYLDQQNITHWNIGSIPSQIKFSRDDGQLLIGYLGLNIQDNGRISLTVFDTKEAAEEAHQQGVIALMKLQLKEQVKNLNKNIPDFNQIILLFRGLYLSEVLKKEIIDTICERAFIGDDELPKDEKSFNQQLRIAKQRLPEIKIAIHEYLLNVANAYNELKQKQGKHVLTKKIEEQLSRIIYPGFIINTPWNIWPRLPVYLKAIQLRLDKYSNNPARDKDNQLQIEQLEERFYELFTKTKQEKHFISRELVQYRWKIEELRVSLFAQELKIPYPVSLKRLEKEWQKLTQII, translated from the coding sequence ATGGATTTGAATCAAGTATTATCTAAAGATATTTTTTTCCTTCAACAGGCTCAAAAAGATCCTAATAAGTTTGGTGGTCTAAAAAATATTCAACAAAAATATCAAAAATCACATCAAGCCTATTTAAATAGATTACAAAAAAAGCCAACTGTTCATTTCGATGAAAATCTTCCTATTATTGAAAAGCATGATGAAATAAAAAAAGCAATACAGAATAACCAAGTTGTCATTATTTGTGGAGAGACAGGTTCTGGTAAAACCACACAAATTCCTAAAATATGTTTGGAATTAGATCGAGGGATAGCAGGTATGATAGGTCATACTCAACCACGGAGAATTGCAGCTAGAGCAATAGCCACAAAAATTGCAGAAGAGTTTAAGTCTGAAGTTTCCAAAGAAGTAGGCTATAAAGTTAGATTTCAGGATAAGACCAGTGAAGATACCTATATTAAATTAATAACCGATGGTATGTTGCTCTCAGAAATACAAAGTAGTCGTTACTTACAAGCTTATGATACTATCATCATAGATGAAGCACATGAAAGAAGTTTGAATATTGATTTTTTATTAGGGTATCTCAAAAAAATTATAAAAAAAAGAAAAGATCTAAAAATTATTATTACTTCAGCTACTATTAATGCTGATATGTTCAGTAAACATTTCGATCAGGCACCTATTATTCATGTATCAGGAAGAACTTATCCAATAGAAGTACGTTATAGACCTTTGCAATCTGAGGATGAAAATGAAGCTAATATTTCATTACCTGAAGCAATATTACAAGCAATTAATGAACTTTGGGCAATTGAAAAGGGTGATATTTTAGTTTTTCTTCCAGGAGAAAGAGAAATTCGAGAAAGTGCTGATTTTTTAAGGAAAAGCCATCTCAACAAAATGGAAATCTTGCCTCTTTTTTCTCGCTTATCAAATAATGATCAACAAAAAATATTTCATCCTAAACAATCAGATAGAAGAATAATTCTCTCTACCAACATTGCAGAAACGTCTTTAACAGTACCAGGTATTAAATACGTTATTGATAGCGGCCAAGCAAGAGTCAAACGTTATGCACCTAGAGCAAAAGTCGAACAATTGAATATAGAAAAAATATCCCAAGCTGCAGCCAAACAACGCATGGGTAGATGTGGTCGAACTAGTAAAGGAATTTGCATTAGATTATACTCAGAAGAAGATTACTTGAATCGAAATGAATTTACTGATCCCGAAATTCTTCGTTCTAATTTAGCTCATGTTATTTTGATGATCAGTTACCTACGATTGGGAAATATTAATTCATTTCCTCTGATTGATTTACCTGATTCTAGGTTAATTAACAATGGTATACAATTATTAAATCAATTAGGGGCAATGAACCAAAAAGAAGAACTTACTTCATTGGGTCGAGAAATGGCTAAAATTCCGTTAGACCCACAATTTTCTAGAATATTACTAGCAGCAAAACAACATGATTGCGTCTATGAAATCTTAATTATTGTTTCGGCTTTATCAATACAAGATCCAAGAGAAAGACCTTTTGAAGCCAAAGAGGCTGCCAAACAAGCACATGAGAAATTTTCCCACCCTAATTCGGATTTTTTAAGTTTCATATACCTATGGAATTTTTTTCAAACATACCAACAACAATATTCAAATAGACAATTATTACAATTATGTAAGGAAAATTTTCTTTCTTATTTACGTATGAAAGAATGGAAAGACTTATTTAAGCAGTTAAAACAAATCATCCAAGAAATGGGCTTCAGGATAAAAGAAAATAGAGAAATTGCAATAGATGGTATTTCTAAAAAACAAAAAGTGCCGTTGAATTTTATATCTTATGAACAAATACATTGTGCTTTATTATCTGGTTTACTAACCAACATAGGAATGAAATCAATTGATAGTAATGATTATATAAATGTTAGAGGTAATCATTTTTACATTTTCCCAACCTCTTATTTATACAAGAAAAAACCTAAATGGATTATGGCTTCTGAATTAATAGAGACCTCAAAACTTTATGCACGAAACGTTGCCATGATAGAGCCAGAATGGGTGGAAAAAGAAGCTAACCATTTAATTAAATACCACTATTTTGAACCTAGATGGTCAAATAAAAGAGGTGAGGTTGTAGCTAACCAAAAAGTATCATTATATGGATTAACAATTATCCCTAGCCGAATAGTTAGTTTTAGTAAAATAGATTCTAATCTTGCTCGAGAAATATTCATTAAGGATGGTTTGACATCAAGTAATTTAGACTTGAAAGATTCTTTTTACATAAACAATCAAACAGTACTTAACGAAGTTGAAGAGTTAGAAAATAAAGAAAGAAAGCAAAATTTATTATTAGAAGATGTATTATTTGATTTTTATAATCAAAGATTACCGAAAAATATCGTTGATTTAACGAGTCTAAAAAACTGGTTAAATAAAGATAAAGATTCACATAACTCTGTATTAAGTTTTGAGTTAAGTGATCTCATAATCCATACTAAACAATTAGATACAGAAGAACAATTTCCAAAGTATTTAATTATAGATAATACACGTTTGTCATTAATTTATCGGTTTGAATTAAATCATCCTATGGATGGGGTAACATTACAACTACCATTAGCATTTTTAAACAAAATTAATGCCAAGCATTTGGAATGGCTTGTTCCAGGTATGATACGGGAAAAATTACAATTACTCATTAAAGCCCTACCTAAAAATCTTAGAAAAATATGTGTACCTATTCCTGAATTTATCACTAATTTTTTAATGACTAACCCAGATGATTCACAAGCTATCATTCCCCAATTGGCTAAAGCTATTGGTAAAAAAGCAGGTAATATAAACCTATTTACACAAACAATTTTAGAAAATTGGCAGAAATATCAATTACCTGATTACTGCTACATGAATATACAAGTAATTGATGAAAATAATAAAGAATTAGCAATGGGGCGTGATTTACTAACTTTACAAAAAAGACTGGGTATCCAAGCTCAAAATGCATTCAGAGATTACAATAATAATCAATATCTTGATCAACAAAATATAACTCATTGGAATATCGGAAGTATACCATCTCAAATTAAGTTTTCTAGAGATGATGGACAACTGTTAATAGGGTATTTAGGTCTTAATATTCAAGACAATGGAAGAATTTCCCTAACAGTATTTGATACTAAAGAAGCTGCAGAGGAGGCACATCAACAAGGGGTTATTGCATTAATGAAATTACAGTTAAAAGAGCAAGTTAAGAATCTAAATAAAAATATACCAGACTTTAATCAAATCATTTTGTTATTTCGTGGTTTATACTTAAGTGAAGTACTTAAAAAAGAAATTATTGATACGATTTGTGAACGAGCATTTATTGGAGATGATGAACTACCTAAAGATGAAAAAAGTTTTAATCAGCAATTAAGAATTGCAAAACAACGATTACCTGAAATTAAAATAGCAATACATGAATATTTATTAAATGTTGCCAACGCTTATAATGAATTAAAACAAAAACAAGGAAAACATGTTTTAACTAAAAAAATTGAGGAACAACTTTCTCGTATTATCTATCCAGGATTCATTATAAACACACCTTGGAATATTTGGCCAAGATTACCAGTATATCTGAAAGCCATCCAATTACGATTGGATAAATACAGCAACAACCCAGCGCGAGATAAAGATAATCAATTACAAATCGAGCAACTAGAAGAGCGTTTTTATGAATTATTCACTAAAACTAAACAAGAAAAACATTTTATTTCTCGGGAGTTAGTTCAATATAGATGGAAAATAGAAGAACTTCGAGTGTCACTATTTGCCCAAGAATTAAAAATACCTTATCCAGTTTCATTAAAACGTTTAGAAAAAGAGTGGCAGAAATTAACCCAAATCATTTGA
- a CDS encoding YgcG family protein has product MAKTIKISFVMMVLTFFTLVTSSIFANELQVIPELNNPVVDTVDLLTPEEKSTLNQNLYNFYKRNGSQIVILIIPTTGSENIFDYSSRVFEKWKIGRKEYNDGVLIIIALNDLKMGIYPGSGLEGAIPDITAKKIINQAMKPHFQQRDYFSGLFKASQILQQLILGEKLPEYTEANKIDNSNITSFVLFFLFLQYILFFLRNSFGKVFASCLSAGFSFSLIQIFAISQWIGISIIVISVLITYFGLMSILIHILGIGNNHHSGLASSGRGIYHSGGFGGGGDGGFSGGGGGFSGGGASGSW; this is encoded by the coding sequence ATGGCTAAAACAATAAAAATTTCATTTGTGATGATGGTATTAACCTTTTTTACGTTGGTAACATCATCAATTTTTGCAAATGAGCTACAAGTAATCCCAGAATTAAATAATCCTGTTGTGGATACTGTTGATCTATTAACACCAGAAGAAAAATCCACCTTAAATCAAAATCTATACAACTTTTACAAAAGAAATGGTAGTCAAATTGTTATCTTAATTATTCCCACAACAGGTTCTGAAAATATTTTTGATTACAGTTCACGGGTTTTTGAGAAATGGAAAATCGGAAGAAAAGAGTACAATGATGGTGTCTTAATTATAATAGCACTTAATGATCTTAAAATGGGTATTTATCCTGGTAGTGGATTAGAAGGGGCAATTCCTGATATAACTGCTAAAAAAATTATTAATCAGGCCATGAAGCCTCACTTTCAACAAAGAGACTACTTTTCTGGTTTATTTAAAGCATCGCAAATACTGCAACAACTAATTTTAGGAGAGAAACTTCCTGAATATACAGAAGCAAATAAAATTGATAATAGTAATATTACTTCTTTTGTTTTATTTTTCCTATTCTTACAATATATTTTGTTCTTCTTGAGAAATAGTTTTGGTAAAGTTTTTGCCTCATGTCTCTCTGCTGGATTTTCATTTAGCCTGATACAAATTTTTGCAATTTCACAATGGATAGGTATCAGTATTATCGTTATATCTGTATTAATCACCTACTTTGGTTTGATGTCGATTTTAATCCATATACTTGGTATTGGCAATAATCATCATAGTGGGCTAGCGTCTAGTGGTCGTGGAATATATCATAGTGGGGGCTTCGGAGGAGGTGGTGATGGTGGATTCAGTGGTGGTGGCGGTGGATTCAGTGGTGGTGGAGCTTCTGGAAGCTGGTAA
- the prfA gene encoding peptide chain release factor 1, whose protein sequence is MKLSLIHKLDNLSNRLEEVTRLLASEDVTNNLDEYRKLTKEHSELMPVIKSYQSYKEAQENLYVAKEMLSDPEMKELAQEEIELNTKAIENLEHQLQLLLLPKDDDDHKNIILEIRAGTGGQEAALFAGDLFRMYSKYAENRNWKVEIISANESELGGYKEIIVQIQGDRIYKQLKFESGGHRVQRIPETESQGRIHTSSCTVAIMPEADEIEEVNLSPNDLKIDTFRASGAGGQHINKTDSAVRITHLPTGLVVECQDGRSQHSNKAQAMKVLATRLYDQKKNAAQDREAAERKSLIGSGDRSERIRTYNYPQGRVTDHRINLTLYKLENIMEGNLDEIIQPLIMEYQAEQLERFYQSE, encoded by the coding sequence ATGAAACTTTCTTTAATCCATAAACTTGATAACTTAAGTAACCGCTTAGAAGAAGTAACACGTCTTTTGGCAAGTGAAGACGTTACTAATAATTTAGATGAATATAGAAAGTTAACTAAAGAGCATTCAGAATTAATGCCTGTTATTAAATCTTATCAATCTTACAAAGAGGCTCAGGAAAATCTTTACGTGGCAAAGGAGATGCTTTCTGATCCCGAAATGAAAGAATTAGCCCAAGAAGAAATTGAATTAAATACAAAAGCTATTGAAAATTTAGAACATCAATTACAACTATTACTTTTACCTAAAGATGATGATGATCATAAAAATATTATTTTAGAGATTAGAGCTGGTACTGGAGGTCAAGAGGCTGCTTTGTTTGCTGGTGATCTATTTAGAATGTATTCGAAATATGCAGAAAATCGTAATTGGAAGGTTGAAATTATATCTGCAAATGAGTCAGAGCTTGGGGGCTATAAAGAGATTATTGTACAAATTCAGGGAGATAGGATTTATAAACAGCTCAAATTTGAATCAGGTGGGCATAGAGTACAAAGAATTCCTGAGACTGAAAGTCAAGGAAGAATTCATACTTCTTCTTGTACGGTGGCTATAATGCCTGAAGCAGATGAAATAGAAGAGGTTAATTTAAGCCCTAATGATTTAAAAATTGATACTTTCAGAGCAAGTGGTGCTGGTGGGCAACACATCAACAAAACAGATTCAGCTGTGCGCATCACTCATTTGCCAACAGGCTTAGTAGTGGAATGTCAGGATGGGAGATCACAACACAGCAATAAAGCACAAGCAATGAAAGTATTAGCTACCAGATTGTATGATCAGAAAAAAAATGCAGCTCAAGATAGAGAAGCGGCGGAAAGAAAAAGTTTGATTGGTAGTGGTGATAGAAGTGAAAGAATTAGAACATATAACTACCCTCAGGGTAGAGTAACTGACCATCGTATTAATCTGACTTTGTATAAATTAGAGAATATTATGGAAGGAAATTTAGATGAGATCATTCAACCACTTATTATGGAATATCAGGCAGAACAGCTTGAAAGGTTTTATCAATCAGAATAG
- a CDS encoding 3-hydroxyacyl-CoA dehydrogenase, which yields MTKKKFVVRKVAVLGAGVMGAQIAGHLANAKVKTVLFDLASKKGSKNLIVENALQGLKKIKPAPLATSKSLNYIKAANYDDDLEELRDCDLVIEAVAERLDIKEIVYKQVTPFLGDTTIFATNTSGLSIELLCSKFPENLKHRFCGIHFFNPPRYMHLVELIPCKQTKLEYLDHLERFLVSTLGKGVVRAKDTPNFIANRLGVFSMLATIHLAKKYDLRFDIVDDLTGKRLGRPKSATFRTADIVGLDTFSHVAKTMENNLLNDPWHEYFTQPDWLDFLIQQGNLGSKTGMGIYQKQGKQYFVLDPKTKKYVLSGEKADTEVTELLKIKNPLEKFKALRQSKNPQAQFVWFCFAEVFHYIAYHAENIADTAREIDFAIRWGFGWDVGPLETWQSTGIQQVKKWLEEDISAGKMMTKAELPNWLNSLTEFHNDNGSFKFSHGSYQPRSNLDVYKRQIVPARLLGESKKLLGKTVWQSDFVRAFTLDDQVLIIENLNKNHAISYDVLSGFSQSIDIAEQEFEAVVLWNESAPFSVGADLKSMMPAFTSGDFQAIEKTIKLFQDVSMKIRYSQVPVVSAVNGYALGGGCEILLHSNKVVAALESYIGLVEVGVGLIPGGGGTKEFALRAIQESKGDLLASIKDYYMNIAMAKVATSALEAKETKHLRESDVVIFNAYELLYVAIQEALTLAQSGFKPEQPQTFTVGGRTVAASIFGQLVNMKEGRFISEYDSHLGQKIAWIMTGGDIENGSIVDEQWILDLEKKVFMDLLKNEKTQERIQGIITTGKTVRN from the coding sequence ATGACAAAAAAAAAATTTGTTGTTAGAAAGGTAGCAGTATTGGGTGCAGGCGTAATGGGAGCTCAAATTGCTGGTCATTTAGCCAATGCTAAGGTAAAAACAGTTTTGTTTGATTTAGCAAGCAAAAAGGGGTCGAAAAATTTGATTGTAGAAAATGCGTTACAAGGATTAAAGAAAATAAAACCAGCACCTTTGGCTACTTCTAAATCTTTAAATTATATTAAGGCAGCGAATTATGATGATGATTTAGAAGAATTAAGAGATTGTGATTTAGTCATTGAAGCAGTTGCTGAGAGACTGGATATTAAAGAAATTGTTTATAAGCAAGTTACTCCCTTTCTCGGAGATACTACTATTTTCGCTACTAATACCTCAGGGTTATCGATAGAGTTATTATGTTCTAAATTTCCAGAAAATTTAAAACATCGTTTTTGTGGGATTCATTTTTTCAATCCTCCAAGATACATGCATTTAGTAGAGTTAATCCCTTGCAAACAAACAAAGCTTGAATATCTTGACCACCTAGAAAGGTTTCTAGTTTCTACGCTAGGTAAAGGTGTAGTAAGAGCTAAGGATACACCTAATTTTATTGCTAATCGCTTAGGTGTTTTCTCTATGTTGGCTACAATTCACCTAGCTAAAAAATATGATTTAAGATTTGATATAGTCGATGATTTGACAGGAAAACGTTTAGGACGTCCCAAATCGGCCACATTTAGAACGGCTGATATTGTTGGGTTAGATACTTTTTCACATGTTGCAAAAACCATGGAAAATAATCTACTAAATGATCCTTGGCATGAATATTTCACACAGCCTGATTGGTTAGATTTCTTAATCCAGCAAGGTAATCTAGGCTCAAAAACAGGTATGGGTATCTATCAAAAACAAGGAAAACAATATTTTGTTTTGGATCCTAAAACTAAAAAATATGTGCTTAGTGGAGAAAAAGCCGATACAGAAGTTACTGAATTACTGAAAATTAAAAATCCTCTAGAAAAGTTTAAAGCATTACGACAGTCAAAAAATCCTCAAGCTCAATTTGTTTGGTTTTGTTTTGCTGAAGTTTTTCATTATATTGCTTATCATGCAGAAAATATTGCAGATACTGCTAGAGAAATCGATTTTGCTATTCGTTGGGGATTTGGATGGGATGTGGGTCCACTAGAAACATGGCAGAGTACCGGAATCCAACAGGTTAAAAAATGGCTTGAAGAAGATATATCTGCAGGAAAAATGATGACAAAAGCAGAACTGCCTAACTGGCTAAATTCTTTAACTGAATTCCATAATGATAATGGTAGCTTTAAATTTTCACATGGTAGTTACCAACCACGTTCTAATTTAGATGTATATAAACGACAAATTGTACCAGCTAGGTTACTAGGTGAAAGTAAGAAACTTTTAGGTAAGACAGTTTGGCAAAGTGATTTTGTTAGAGCATTTACTTTGGATGATCAGGTTTTAATTATTGAAAATTTAAATAAAAATCATGCAATAAGCTATGATGTCTTATCAGGATTTAGTCAATCCATTGATATTGCGGAACAGGAATTTGAAGCTGTTGTTCTTTGGAATGAGAGTGCGCCATTTTCCGTCGGTGCTGATTTAAAATCAATGATGCCAGCATTTACCAGCGGAGATTTTCAAGCTATTGAAAAAACAATTAAGTTATTCCAAGATGTTTCCATGAAAATTCGCTATTCACAAGTACCCGTTGTTTCTGCTGTCAATGGTTATGCCTTAGGTGGCGGATGTGAGATTTTATTACACAGTAATAAAGTTGTAGCGGCATTAGAATCCTATATAGGTCTTGTTGAAGTAGGGGTTGGCTTAATTCCAGGGGGTGGTGGAACTAAAGAGTTTGCCTTAAGAGCAATACAGGAAAGTAAAGGTGACCTATTAGCTTCCATAAAAGATTATTATATGAATATTGCAATGGCTAAAGTTGCTACAAGTGCTCTAGAGGCTAAAGAAACTAAACATTTGAGAGAAAGTGATGTAGTGATATTTAATGCCTACGAACTACTCTATGTTGCTATTCAAGAAGCCTTAACTTTGGCTCAGTCTGGATTTAAGCCTGAACAACCTCAAACATTTACAGTAGGGGGTAGAACTGTAGCTGCTTCTATATTTGGTCAATTAGTGAATATGAAAGAGGGTCGTTTCATCAGTGAATATGATAGCCATTTAGGGCAAAAAATTGCTTGGATTATGACTGGTGGTGATATTGAAAATGGCAGTATTGTAGATGAACAATGGATTTTAGATTTAGAAAAAAAGGTGTTTATGGATTTATTAAAAAATGAAAAAACCCAAGAAAGAATCCAAGGAATCATAACTACAGGTAAAACTGTTAGAAATTAA
- a CDS encoding LemA family protein, translating into MKKFLILFSLIFILTGCGYNKIQQEDEAVKAGWSEVLNQYQRRADLVPQLVSTVKGYAHHEEKVLTEVINARAKVNNIQLSSHQLPTEQEMQQFTKAQGELTSALNRLNVVVENYPDLKASEVFSNLQTQLEGTENRITHARRQYIQTVQTYNTTIRQIPVNMTAKLFGYQPIPNFSVENEKNIQIAPEVNFE; encoded by the coding sequence ATGAAAAAATTTTTGATTCTTTTTTCTCTGATTTTTATTCTAACAGGGTGTGGTTATAACAAAATTCAACAAGAAGATGAAGCTGTTAAGGCTGGATGGTCGGAAGTTTTAAACCAATATCAACGAAGGGCAGACCTTGTACCACAATTGGTTTCTACCGTTAAAGGGTATGCTCATCATGAAGAAAAAGTTTTAACTGAGGTGATTAATGCTAGAGCTAAGGTGAATAATATTCAATTAAGCTCACATCAATTACCTACAGAACAAGAAATGCAACAATTCACTAAAGCACAAGGGGAGTTGACAAGTGCACTAAACCGTTTAAATGTGGTTGTGGAAAACTACCCTGATTTAAAAGCCAGTGAGGTTTTTTCCAACCTACAAACACAATTGGAGGGCACGGAGAATAGAATTACGCATGCAAGACGTCAGTATATTCAAACAGTTCAAACCTATAATACAACTATTCGTCAAATTCCAGTTAATATGACAGCTAAACTATTTGGATATCAGCCTATCCCAAATTTTTCGGTAGAAAATGAAAAAAATATTCAAATAGCACCTGAAGTAAATTTTGAATAA
- a CDS encoding acetyl-CoA C-acyltransferase — translation MSQFRDAYIVAATRTPVGKAPRGVLKTVRPDDMLVHVIKSVLKQTPNLDHTEINDVVVGCAFPEAEQGMNFARVAVLLAGLPDSVSGLTINRYCSSGLNALQIAADRIRTGEAEVTIAAGAESMSMIPMMGNKIALNPEIFTQDGNLAIAYGMGLTAEKVAEKWKVSREDQDNFSLESHKKALAAIQAHKFKDEISPIEVIVKTPDLHTRKVKETKFTVDTDEGPRPDTSLEGLSKLKPVFMNKGTVTAGNSSQTSDGAGAILVVSESILKKYNLTPIARYVGFQVRGVLPQYMGIGPKEAIPAVLKSSGLSLSDIKWIELNEAFAAQSLAVIRELNLDKNIINPNGGAIALGHPLGATGAIRTATLIYGMKNKGLKGYGMVTMCIGAGMGAAGIIEVL, via the coding sequence ATGAGTCAATTTAGAGATGCTTATATTGTAGCTGCAACAAGAACACCGGTAGGTAAAGCACCCCGTGGTGTGCTCAAAACGGTAAGACCTGATGATATGTTGGTTCATGTTATTAAATCTGTATTAAAACAAACACCCAACCTAGATCATACAGAGATTAATGATGTAGTAGTGGGGTGTGCTTTCCCCGAAGCAGAACAGGGCATGAACTTTGCAAGAGTTGCTGTCTTATTAGCCGGCCTACCAGATTCAGTAAGTGGTTTAACCATTAATCGGTATTGTTCCAGTGGTTTAAATGCATTACAAATTGCAGCAGATAGAATACGTACAGGTGAAGCTGAAGTTACGATTGCCGCTGGTGCAGAGTCAATGTCAATGATTCCTATGATGGGAAATAAAATTGCTTTAAACCCCGAAATTTTTACACAAGATGGAAATTTGGCCATTGCCTATGGTATGGGGTTAACAGCTGAAAAAGTAGCAGAAAAATGGAAAGTATCCAGAGAGGATCAAGATAATTTCTCTCTAGAAAGTCATAAAAAAGCACTTGCAGCGATTCAAGCACATAAATTCAAAGATGAAATCTCACCAATTGAAGTTATTGTTAAAACCCCTGATTTACACACTAGAAAAGTGAAAGAAACTAAATTTACAGTGGATACTGATGAGGGACCGCGGCCTGATACTAGTTTAGAGGGATTATCGAAATTAAAACCTGTGTTTATGAATAAGGGGACTGTAACTGCTGGTAACAGTTCACAGACTTCTGATGGTGCTGGTGCTATTTTGGTTGTGTCAGAAAGTATTTTGAAAAAATATAATTTAACACCCATCGCACGCTATGTAGGATTCCAAGTTAGAGGTGTTTTACCACAATATATGGGTATTGGACCTAAAGAAGCCATTCCAGCAGTATTAAAATCATCAGGTTTGTCATTATCTGATATAAAATGGATTGAATTAAATGAAGCTTTTGCGGCGCAATCATTGGCAGTGATCAGGGAGCTTAATTTAGATAAGAATATAATTAATCCCAATGGTGGTGCCATTGCTTTAGGACACCCATTAGGAGCCACAGGTGCTATACGTACTGCTACTTTAATTTATGGTATGAAAAACAAAGGATTAAAAGGATATGGTATGGTTACTATGTGTATTGGTGCAGGGATGGGAGCTGCGGGTATCATAGAAGTTCTATAA